Proteins found in one Leptotrichia sp. oral taxon 215 str. W9775 genomic segment:
- the tsaD gene encoding tRNA (adenosine(37)-N6)-threonylcarbamoyltransferase complex transferase subunit TsaD, with product MKILAFETSCDETSVAVVENGKNVLSNVISTQIDIHREYGGVVPEIASRHHIENIMPVFTEAMRQAKCSLDDIDYIAVTNTPGLIGSLLVGLMFAKSLSWANKIPLLPINHINGHIFSNFIENDIELPAVSLVVSGGHTNLYYIDEIDKEIKITLLGETLDDAVGETYDKIARVLRLPYPGGPEIDRLSKNGKDILQIKKPKVEEYNFSFSGIKTYITNYVNNEKMKGNTISKENVAKSLQEIVSEVLSEKVLKVMKNMKVNTILVSGGVSANGRLREKFREISEKENVKVIFPKLEYCTDNAAMIGCAAYYELKNKGMYLDNTEDNYKVDAISTKGE from the coding sequence ATAAAAATACTGGCATTTGAAACTTCATGTGATGAAACTTCAGTGGCAGTAGTTGAAAATGGAAAAAATGTATTAAGTAATGTCATTTCTACACAGATTGATATACATAGGGAATATGGAGGGGTAGTTCCTGAAATAGCCTCCAGACATCATATAGAAAATATAATGCCTGTTTTTACAGAAGCTATGAGACAGGCAAAATGCAGTTTAGATGATATTGATTATATAGCGGTCACAAATACTCCTGGACTGATAGGTTCTTTACTTGTAGGATTAATGTTTGCAAAATCCCTCAGTTGGGCAAATAAAATTCCTTTATTGCCGATAAATCATATAAATGGTCATATATTTTCAAATTTTATTGAAAATGATATAGAGTTACCGGCAGTTTCCCTTGTTGTTTCTGGAGGACATACAAACTTATACTATATAGATGAAATTGATAAAGAAATAAAAATAACATTGTTAGGAGAAACTTTAGACGATGCAGTAGGGGAAACATATGATAAAATAGCACGTGTTCTCAGGTTGCCATATCCAGGAGGACCTGAAATAGACAGGCTTTCCAAGAATGGAAAAGATATACTGCAAATAAAAAAGCCTAAAGTTGAAGAATATAATTTCAGTTTCAGCGGGATAAAAACCTATATAACAAATTATGTAAATAATGAAAAGATGAAAGGTAATACAATATCGAAAGAAAATGTGGCTAAATCGCTTCAGGAAATAGTATCAGAAGTATTAAGTGAAAAAGTACTGAAAGTAATGAAAAATATGAAAGTTAATACAATATTAGTTTCCGGAGGAGTTTCTGCAAATGGAAGGTTAAGGGAGAAATTCAGGGAAATATCTGAAAAAGAAAATGTAAAAGTTATCTTCCCAAAATTGGAATATTGTACAGATAATGCAGCAATGATAGGTTGTGCAGCATATTATGAACTGA
- a CDS encoding glycosyltransferase family 9 protein produces MKILIIRFSSFGDVLLTTPVIRKIKEKYPDSEIDFIVYEGFSEAVSLNPEIRNLILFDRKKSKDKKYVNEVIENLKKEKYDFVIDLHSKILSRIIGKSLSDSKTEYLRYNKRKWWKTLLVKAKMITYNADCTIVESYFTALKKLNLYFDRNNIESGKGDALEFYIDKGKEEEFVKKYDLKNVDYFVLAPGASKFTKKWPFYDELSKKILQNTNSKIFVIGGKEDFGVVKADEEGRIIDLCGKISFKESGIILKYSKIAIVNDSGPFHIARAVGSETFVFFGPTDPKLFSFEKKTHLLNNPDCPPHSLYGDDKFPKKYEDCMKNISVDYVFNKIMEKYRK; encoded by the coding sequence ATGAAAATATTGATAATTAGGTTTAGTTCTTTTGGAGATGTTCTTTTAACAACTCCTGTAATAAGAAAAATAAAAGAAAAATATCCGGATTCAGAAATAGATTTTATAGTTTATGAAGGTTTTTCAGAAGCGGTTTCGCTAAATCCGGAAATTAGAAATTTAATATTATTTGACAGAAAAAAAAGCAAGGATAAAAAATACGTAAATGAAGTAATAGAAAATTTGAAAAAGGAAAAATATGATTTTGTTATAGATCTTCATTCCAAAATTTTATCAAGAATAATAGGAAAAAGTTTATCAGACAGTAAGACGGAATATTTAAGATATAACAAAAGAAAATGGTGGAAGACATTACTTGTAAAAGCTAAGATGATAACATACAATGCAGATTGTACTATTGTAGAAAGCTATTTTACTGCACTGAAAAAACTTAACCTATACTTTGATAGAAACAATATAGAATCAGGAAAAGGTGACGCTTTAGAATTTTACATAGACAAAGGAAAAGAAGAGGAATTTGTAAAAAAATACGATTTAAAAAATGTAGATTATTTTGTATTGGCTCCTGGAGCATCAAAGTTTACTAAAAAATGGCCTTTTTATGATGAATTGTCTAAAAAAATACTTCAAAATACAAATAGTAAAATATTTGTAATAGGAGGAAAAGAAGATTTTGGAGTTGTGAAAGCTGATGAAGAAGGTAGAATAATAGATTTATGTGGAAAAATATCCTTCAAGGAAAGCGGTATAATTCTAAAATATTCTAAAATAGCTATAGTTAATGACTCGGGACCTTTTCACATAGCAAGAGCTGTTGGAAGTGAGACGTTTGTATTTTTCGGACCTACTGATCCTAAATTATTCTCTTTTGAAAAAAAGACACATTTGCTGAATAATCCTGATTGTCCGCCGCATTCATTATATGGGGATGATAAATTTCCAAAAAAATATGAAGATTGCATGAAAAATATAAGTGTGGATTATGTATTTAACAAAATTATGGAAAAATATAGAAAATAA
- a CDS encoding tetratricopeptide repeat protein codes for MSETEKNKREWDRKRDTFIATSLVVASFIFLVGTIVYKEIEKNQVKQSQKVVKEPQVEDEIAKIEEEKLSDAEIDKILLEAKEKMKDSYVQAKPLFERIQDYRGEAAYYLGMGDFAEGKVDTSLEKMQKAVKLGFTKAMYELGKIYMLKKNYSEAEKWFLQSEKQGELQATERLTEIYNIEKNDVKREEKLSVLSNQKRTAYMYELGKLYIKKGEYVKAEELFTKLKDYGIIKASDRLSDIKEILKNENKGEMAEKKIMEQDKNLEKSDVEIIFNEAQKMLFSNPEKAKTYLEKIEKHKRLAAAYLAEYYMDKFDAENTKKWLENAAKRGEVSSMYDLGRLYEEEKNYEEAEKWYKKALGKNYMIPLSRLGNIYEKKGDYKEAEKWYKKGVQNDNRGAIKNLALLYEREGNSEESEKLLIKLSEKNDFFGMLSLSEKYHNEKNYEEAEKIDKKLYELGAVDRINLIGKAEEYKKNYEEAEKWYLIGANQGNIESMLNLGIFYDKIKGGKDKEKAAEWYEKAATLNESRAMYLLAQLYQQDFNDMGLAQKWYLRALKNGRMDAKLKLKEIKDKG; via the coding sequence ATGTCTGAAACAGAAAAAAATAAAAGAGAATGGGACAGGAAAAGGGATACATTTATAGCAACTTCCCTGGTTGTAGCCAGCTTTATCTTTCTTGTGGGAACGATAGTTTATAAAGAAATAGAAAAAAATCAGGTTAAGCAATCGCAGAAAGTTGTAAAAGAACCGCAGGTTGAAGATGAGATTGCAAAAATAGAGGAAGAAAAGCTGAGTGATGCGGAAATCGATAAAATTTTACTGGAAGCAAAAGAGAAAATGAAAGATTCCTATGTACAGGCAAAGCCATTGTTTGAAAGAATTCAGGATTATAGAGGTGAAGCTGCTTATTATCTTGGTATGGGTGATTTTGCTGAAGGAAAAGTTGACACGTCACTTGAAAAAATGCAGAAGGCTGTAAAGCTGGGATTTACAAAGGCAATGTACGAACTAGGTAAAATTTACATGTTAAAAAAGAATTACAGTGAAGCGGAAAAATGGTTTCTTCAATCAGAAAAACAGGGAGAGTTGCAGGCGACAGAAAGATTGACGGAAATTTACAATATTGAAAAAAATGATGTAAAGAGAGAGGAAAAACTGTCGGTACTTTCAAATCAGAAGAGAACAGCTTATATGTATGAACTGGGAAAACTATATATAAAAAAAGGAGAATACGTAAAGGCTGAAGAATTGTTTACTAAACTTAAGGATTATGGAATAATAAAAGCGTCAGATAGATTATCTGATATTAAGGAAATTTTAAAGAATGAAAATAAAGGCGAAATGGCAGAAAAAAAAATAATGGAACAGGATAAAAATCTTGAAAAATCAGATGTGGAAATAATTTTTAATGAAGCTCAGAAGATGTTATTTTCAAATCCTGAAAAAGCAAAGACGTATCTAGAAAAAATAGAAAAACATAAAAGACTGGCGGCAGCTTATCTTGCTGAATATTATATGGATAAATTTGATGCTGAAAATACAAAAAAATGGCTGGAAAATGCGGCTAAACGTGGAGAAGTTTCTTCAATGTATGATTTAGGGCGACTTTATGAAGAAGAAAAGAATTATGAAGAAGCAGAAAAATGGTATAAAAAAGCATTGGGAAAAAATTATATGATTCCTTTATCAAGGCTTGGAAATATTTACGAAAAAAAAGGGGATTATAAAGAAGCGGAAAAATGGTATAAAAAAGGTGTTCAAAATGATAACAGGGGAGCTATAAAAAATTTGGCCCTGTTATATGAGAGAGAAGGAAATTCAGAGGAAAGTGAAAAATTACTGATTAAACTTTCTGAAAAGAATGATTTTTTTGGAATGCTGAGCTTATCAGAAAAATATCATAATGAAAAGAATTATGAAGAAGCAGAAAAAATTGATAAAAAACTTTATGAATTAGGTGCTGTTGACAGGATAAATTTAATTGGAAAAGCAGAAGAATATAAAAAAAATTATGAAGAAGCAGAGAAATGGTACTTAATTGGAGCAAATCAGGGAAACATAGAATCCATGTTAAATTTAGGGATTTTTTATGATAAAATAAAAGGTGGAAAAGACAAAGAAAAAGCGGCGGAATGGTATGAAAAGGCGGCAACTTTAAATGAAAGCAGAGCAATGTACCTTCTGGCCCAATTATATCAGCAGGATTTCAATGATATGGGATTAGCCCAAAAATGGTATTTAAGGGCACTTAAAAATGGTAGAATGGATGCAAAATTGAAACTTAAGGAAATAAAAGATAAAGGTTAA
- a CDS encoding putative quinol monooxygenase yields the protein MIHILAQFSVKEDKVPEFIELCKELVKESRQEEGCISYNLQQNREKDNHLVFVEHWESEKAIEIHNATKHFTKIVPMLVELCEKAPTIETFNNIV from the coding sequence ATGATTCACATATTAGCACAGTTTTCAGTTAAGGAAGACAAAGTACCTGAATTTATTGAATTATGTAAAGAACTTGTAAAAGAAAGCCGTCAGGAAGAAGGATGTATTTCCTATAATTTACAGCAAAACAGAGAAAAAGATAATCATTTGGTTTTTGTTGAGCATTGGGAATCAGAAAAAGCTATTGAAATCCACAATGCTACTAAACATTTTACTAAAATTGTTCCAATGTTGGTTGAATTATGTGAAAAAGCTCCGACTATCGAAACATTTAATAATATAGTTTAA
- a CDS encoding DUF4125 family protein, giving the protein MKENIEDEEKEIKQNIVHQIIAREWEFFQSVHNTGGRASCQDNYEEFNIMRSSQWAIFSLPVLRSYLDDLILAGHRDRNPVMEKYAYMMKYSAPEEYEGIKEFLPVISEQKGEIVEKIVKIYLEWELEIMEKYPGITNKGRKLYSESDTPEYTSIETYLRGELLSYSEKTLQLYYDYIKNCKFENKNLAEKNLENIVKHKGYKSLEEAEKRNV; this is encoded by the coding sequence ATGAAAGAAAATATTGAAGATGAAGAAAAGGAAATTAAACAGAATATAGTGCATCAAATTATAGCAAGGGAATGGGAATTTTTTCAGTCTGTACACAATACAGGTGGAAGAGCTTCGTGCCAGGATAATTATGAGGAATTTAACATTATGAGAAGCAGCCAGTGGGCAATATTTTCTTTACCAGTATTGCGCAGCTATCTTGATGATTTGATTTTGGCAGGGCACAGAGATAGAAATCCTGTTATGGAAAAATATGCCTACATGATGAAATACAGTGCACCTGAAGAATATGAAGGGATAAAAGAATTTTTACCTGTAATATCTGAACAAAAAGGAGAAATTGTCGAAAAAATTGTAAAAATTTATTTAGAATGGGAATTGGAAATAATGGAAAAGTATCCCGGGATTACAAATAAAGGAAGAAAATTATACTCTGAGTCTGATACGCCAGAGTATACTTCGATAGAAACATATTTAAGGGGAGAACTTCTTTCATATTCAGAAAAAACTTTACAGCTTTATTACGACTATATAAAAAACTGTAAATTTGAAAATAAAAATCTGGCAGAAAAAAATCTTGAAAATATAGTGAAACACAAGGGATATAAGTCATTAGAAGAAGCAGAAAAGAGAAATGTATAG
- a CDS encoding DUF4037 domain-containing protein encodes MNNKIKGMELSELYFKNVYLPVLKKDFSDLYERMAIGLAGEGSECFGYDDEISQDHDFGPSCCVWLTQEDYEKHGRKLSDVLESLPKEFMGFRALNISDWGNDRRGVLNMNDWYYKFLGMETYPSNLYDWRLIPETALAAATNGKVFVDNLGEFTEIRKKLSEYFPEDIRLNKIATRCMKIAQSGQYNFPRCMKRDEIVAARMAETEFIDEAVHMIYLLNRVYKPFYKWFHRRLKELPILGEETHVMIGKLVKLPFDEIYRKVEIIEKICANIITEMKKQGIIEVIKSDFLLDYGPEIQKSITDEKLRNWSPWLD; translated from the coding sequence ATGAATAATAAAATAAAAGGTATGGAACTGTCAGAATTATATTTTAAAAATGTATATTTACCAGTTCTGAAAAAGGATTTTTCAGATTTATATGAAAGAATGGCGATAGGTCTTGCAGGAGAAGGTTCTGAATGTTTCGGATATGATGATGAAATATCACAGGATCATGATTTTGGGCCTTCATGCTGTGTATGGCTGACACAGGAAGATTATGAAAAACATGGAAGAAAGCTATCTGATGTACTGGAATCTCTTCCAAAGGAATTTATGGGATTCAGGGCTTTAAATATAAGTGATTGGGGAAATGATAGACGTGGAGTTTTAAATATGAATGACTGGTATTATAAATTTTTAGGAATGGAAACATATCCTTCAAATCTATATGACTGGAGACTCATACCGGAAACTGCCCTCGCTGCGGCAACTAACGGAAAAGTATTTGTTGACAATCTGGGAGAATTTACTGAAATAAGAAAAAAATTATCTGAATATTTTCCTGAAGATATACGACTGAATAAAATAGCCACAAGATGTATGAAAATTGCACAGTCAGGACAATATAACTTTCCAAGATGCATGAAAAGGGATGAAATTGTTGCAGCAAGAATGGCTGAAACAGAATTTATAGATGAAGCTGTACATATGATTTATTTATTGAACAGGGTATATAAACCCTTCTATAAATGGTTCCATAGAAGATTGAAAGAACTGCCAATTTTAGGGGAAGAAACACATGTAATGATAGGGAAGCTTGTAAAACTTCCATTTGATGAAATATATAGAAAAGTAGAAATAATTGAAAAAATATGTGCAAATATAATTACAGAAATGAAAAAACAGGGAATTATAGAAGTTATAAAAAGTGATTTTCTACTTGATTATGGTCCGGAAATACAAAAAAGTATAACAGATGAAAAACTTAGGAACTGGAGTCCATGGCTTGATTAG